A single Oryctolagus cuniculus chromosome 16, mOryCun1.1, whole genome shotgun sequence DNA region contains:
- the GPNMB gene encoding transmembrane glycoprotein NMB: MESLYYFLGFLLLAARPPCSAATRFHDVLDNENPHGSTREHPQLDGWSPEENNWNEKLHPVWKRGDGRWRSSWKGGCVQAVLTSDSPALVGSTLTFVVDLVFPRCQEEDASGNIVYENYRNDTGPPADPYVYNWTTWAEDGDWGNDSGQSHHNVFPDGKPFPHPHPHPHPHPHPHPHPHPHPHPHPHPHRWKKWNFVYVFHTLGHYFYKLGRCSVRVSLDTTNVTLGPQLMEVTVYRRHGRAFLPIAQVKDVYVVTDQIPVFVTMTQKSDRNSSDETFLRNVPILFDVLLHDPSHFLNKSAIRYKWSFGDNTGLFVSDSHTLNHTYVHNGTFSLNLTVQAVVPGPCPSPTPPGPAGDSSWELGEVPEDGCQISRYGYFEATLTIVEGILVVNIIQIAEVPIAQPQPGDSLMDLVVTCQGTVPREVCTVISDPTCQMAWNSHCDPLDETESCLLTVRRAFRGPGTYCVNLTLGDDTSLALTSTLISVPGRAPATALGAGDAVLIAAGCLALGVTMLALYVYRKHKEYKRIENSAGSTADGGGLNVGQGHARAAFLPGRQEKHPLLKDQPGSL; the protein is encoded by the exons ATGGAATCTCTCTACTATTTCCTGGGATTTCTGCTTCTGGCTGCAAGACCGCCATGCAGTGCTGCCACAC GATTCCATGATGTGCTGGACAATGAAAACCCCCATGGTTCCACGAGGGAGCACCCCCAACTCGATGGCTGGTCCCCAGAAGAAAACAACTGGAACGAAAAACTCCACCCAGTGTGGAAGAGGGGAGACGGGAGgtggagaagctcctggaaag GAGGCTGTGTGCAGGCGGTCCTGACCAGCGACTCACCAGCGCTGGTGGGCTCCACGTTGACGTTTGTGGTGGACTTGGTGTTCCCCAGATGCCAAGAGGAAGATGCCAGTGGCAACATCGTCTACGAGAACTACAGAAACG acaCTGGACCACCTGCTGACCCCTACGTGTACAACTGGACAACCTGGGCGGAGGATGGTGACTGGGGAAATGACAGTGGCCAAAGCCACCACAACGTGTTCCCCGATGGgaagcccttcccccaccctcacccccacccccacccccatcctcatccccacccccatccccacccccacccccacccccacccccacccccacaggtggAAGAAATGGAATTTTGTCTACGTCTTTCACACACTAG GTCATTATTTCTACAAGCTGGGACGGTGTTCAGTGAGGGTTTCTCTAGACACAACCAACGTGACCCTTGGCCCTCAGCTTATGGAGGTGACCGTGTACAGAAGACACGGCCGGGCGTTCCTGCCCATCGCGCAGGTGAAAGACGTGTACGTGGTAACAG ATCAGATTCCCGTATTTGTGACGATGACCCAGAAGAGTGATCGGAATTCGTCGGACGAGACCTTCCTCAGAAACGTCCCCATCTTGTTCGACGTCCTGCTCCACGACCCCAGCCACTTCCTCAACAAGTCCGCCATCAGGTACAAGTGGAGCTTCGGCGACAACACCGGCCTCTTCGTGTCCGACAGTCACACCTTGAACCACACATACGTGCACAATGGAACCTTCAGCCTCAACCTCACCGTGCAGGCAGTGGTGCCCGGACCTTGCCCTTCGCCCACGCCTCCTG GCCCTGCTGGTGACagctcctgggagctgggggaggtTCCCGAGGACGGCTGCCAGATTAGCAGATATGGGTACTTCGAAGCCACCCTTACAATTGTAG AGGGAATCCTGGTGGTTAACATCATCCAGATTGCAGAAGTCCCGATTGCCCAGCCGCAGCCTGGCGACTCCCTGATGGACTTGGTCGTGACCTGCCAAGGAAC GGTCCCCAGGGAGGTCTGCACCGTCATCTCCGACCCCACCTGCCAGATGGCGTGGAACTCACACTGCGACCCCCTGGACGAGACTGAGAGCTGCCTGCTGACCGTGAGGAGAGCCTTCCGCGGGCCGGGGACGTACTGTGTCAACCTCACTCTGGGTGACGACACCAGTCTGGCCCTCACCAGCACCTTGATCTCTGTCCCTGGTAGAG CCCCAGCGACGGCCCTGGGAGCGGGGGACGCTGTCCTGATTGCCGCcggctgcctggccctgggggtcACCATGCTCGCCCTCTACGTGTACAG AAAACACAAGGAATACAAACGGATAGAGAACAGCGCTGGGAGCACGGCCGACGGTGGAGGCCTGAATGTCGGCCAGGGCCACGCCAGGGCCGCGTTCCTCCCCGGACGCCAGGAGAAGCATCCGCTGCTCAAGGACCAGCCGGGGAGTCTCTAG